One region of Myxococcota bacterium genomic DNA includes:
- a CDS encoding tetratricopeptide repeat protein, whose product MLDRDHERAEELLTQVVELDSTGVEPYLALARFYRMRGEIGRAIRVHQNLLLRQDLTPEQTITAMADLAADFRQGGFLQRAIASYEEVLARDPKHVESLRALVSLAGAVRDYPRALAAQKRLAKLDKTNAAVERARLWVDMAEAALAEGRNDDARKAVRRALRTNPQSVRGWIVLGSLEAERGKSKAALAAWSKVPAIDRRSAALVYPQIESAYAALDKPRDYEAYLRGLIEERGDDVHARLALARTLAARGETEEALAELRRVLERSPDDLETRAALGRLLISERRDSESSKATAELLDVLERRGLLRSEKSTFQRDFLS is encoded by the coding sequence GTGCTCGATCGCGATCACGAGCGCGCTGAGGAGCTGCTCACCCAGGTGGTCGAACTCGACTCCACGGGAGTCGAGCCCTACCTGGCGCTCGCGCGCTTCTATCGGATGCGGGGTGAGATCGGCCGCGCGATCCGCGTCCACCAGAACCTGCTGTTGCGTCAGGATCTGACGCCCGAGCAGACGATCACGGCGATGGCCGACCTGGCCGCCGACTTCCGTCAGGGCGGCTTCCTGCAGCGGGCGATCGCTTCCTACGAAGAGGTGCTGGCGCGAGATCCGAAGCACGTCGAGTCGCTGCGTGCGCTGGTGTCGTTGGCGGGTGCGGTGCGCGACTACCCGCGCGCCCTGGCCGCCCAGAAGCGGCTCGCGAAGCTCGACAAGACGAACGCCGCGGTCGAGCGCGCGCGTCTCTGGGTCGACATGGCCGAGGCGGCGCTCGCCGAGGGCCGGAACGACGACGCGCGCAAGGCGGTGCGGCGCGCGTTGCGCACCAACCCCCAGTCGGTGCGGGGCTGGATCGTGTTGGGTTCGCTCGAGGCCGAGCGCGGCAAGTCGAAGGCGGCGCTCGCCGCCTGGTCGAAGGTCCCGGCGATCGATCGGCGCAGCGCGGCACTCGTCTACCCCCAGATCGAGTCGGCCTACGCCGCGCTCGACAAGCCCCGCGACTACGAGGCCTACCTGCGCGGCCTGATCGAAGAACGTGGCGATGACGTCCACGCCCGCCTCGCCCTGGCGCGCACGCTGGCGGCGCGCGGCGAGACGGAAGAGGCGCTGGCCGAGCTGCGTCGCGTCCTCGAGCGCAGCCCCGACGATCTCGAGACCCGGGCGGCGCTCGGCCGGCTCCTCATCAGCGAACGCCGCGATAGCGAGAGCTCGAAGGCTACGGCCGAGCTCCTCGACGTGCTCGAGCGGCGCGGACTCCTGCGGAGTGAGAAGAGCACCTTCCAGCGGGACTTCCTGTCGTGA
- the glnD gene encoding [protein-PII] uridylyltransferase yields the protein MSSPDVHDWLPIAIAPQEVPIAAREFLAKSKDHLRDLHAGGAGGTAVNEAHSDQVDALIRRLFDLSEGQYFHEGGEGPSEFCVVAVGGYARREMNIHSDVDLLFLYRDKVTPYVKAVAERLQVWLWDSQVTVGGATRTIAETIKLARDDTTVRTALLAPRFLAGSGILFHEFARLVQSKLLNRPEGFISQQIVATHERHTEFGDSLYLLQPNVKEGAGGLRDYHAAYWAMQAAVPGARSREDFLHQGLLTHTETRDLNTALDFLWGIRNELHLQVGRKHDQMSFDLQEHVAQALSFQEHGHQLPVEQLMGEYYRHARNVLNCASLVMEQSLARVRRRPRRRRVQYVEEGLRIADGQLEIPHSRQLREDPLLLLRTFQVAQDYDVPITRKARRLIRENLDLVDDEFRQLPEAREAFFKILRDQRRVTRSLTTMNEVGLLGAYLPEWDHIVCRWQHVMYHTYTVDVHSIFLVEELRRLWKGDLEKELPVATALVRDTGDLLPLILGCLMHDIGKGLGGDHSPKGAVRARACLERMGADPELIDLVVFLVDEHLVMSHIAQRRDLSDPQLILEFSRTVKTRERLRLLLLLTVVDIRASSKKAWTDWKGRLLLELFTRTSELLETGADDPKRAMELIERRVEKRRAAAGEELRKQGVEDVIIEDYFGMLPRRYFTAHTPSQIARHARVALDWDRESPFHHGVREMRGDFTEFILCMQDAPGLFTNVAGVLTAHHINILGAHAYTTKAGMALEVYRIATPKGDPTARQEVWNDLLTSLRRVLGGEEDVAALLKRRGRPVGVTTTPVKSVETVSVTNDESDFYTIVDVAANDRLGLLHDLTRVITAHGYEVYISKAGKVLDQVTDAFYLKNADGGKIQDDAALAALERDLLEVLGSAS from the coding sequence GTGAGTTCGCCTGACGTCCACGACTGGCTCCCGATCGCCATCGCACCGCAGGAGGTGCCGATCGCCGCGCGCGAGTTCCTGGCGAAATCGAAGGACCACCTGCGCGATCTCCACGCCGGCGGCGCGGGCGGTACGGCCGTCAACGAGGCCCACAGCGACCAGGTCGATGCCCTGATTCGCCGACTCTTCGATCTCTCCGAAGGCCAGTACTTCCACGAAGGCGGCGAGGGGCCGAGCGAGTTCTGCGTGGTGGCCGTGGGGGGCTACGCCCGCCGCGAGATGAACATCCATTCGGACGTGGATCTACTCTTCCTCTACCGCGACAAGGTCACCCCCTATGTGAAGGCGGTGGCCGAACGCCTGCAGGTGTGGCTCTGGGACTCCCAGGTGACCGTCGGCGGCGCCACGCGCACGATCGCCGAAACGATCAAGCTCGCGCGCGACGACACGACGGTGCGCACCGCGCTCCTGGCTCCACGCTTCCTGGCGGGTAGCGGGATCCTCTTCCACGAGTTCGCGCGGCTGGTGCAGTCGAAGCTGTTGAACCGTCCCGAGGGCTTCATCTCCCAGCAGATCGTCGCGACCCACGAGCGACACACCGAGTTCGGGGATTCGCTCTACCTGCTCCAACCGAACGTGAAAGAAGGGGCGGGGGGGCTGCGCGACTACCACGCGGCCTACTGGGCGATGCAGGCGGCGGTGCCGGGCGCGCGCAGTCGCGAGGATTTCCTGCATCAGGGCTTGCTCACCCACACGGAGACCCGCGATCTCAACACGGCCCTCGACTTCCTCTGGGGCATTCGCAACGAGCTGCACCTCCAGGTCGGCCGCAAGCACGACCAGATGAGCTTCGACCTGCAGGAACACGTTGCCCAGGCGCTCTCCTTCCAGGAGCACGGCCACCAGCTGCCGGTCGAACAGCTGATGGGCGAGTACTACCGCCACGCGCGCAACGTCCTGAACTGCGCCTCGCTGGTGATGGAGCAGTCCCTCGCACGGGTGCGCCGGCGCCCGCGCCGGCGCCGCGTCCAGTACGTCGAGGAGGGGCTGCGGATCGCCGACGGTCAGCTCGAGATCCCCCACTCGCGCCAGCTGCGAGAGGATCCGCTGCTGCTCTTGCGGACCTTCCAGGTGGCGCAGGACTACGATGTCCCGATCACCCGCAAGGCCCGCCGGCTGATTCGCGAGAATCTCGACCTCGTCGACGACGAATTTCGGCAGCTTCCCGAAGCGCGCGAGGCCTTCTTCAAGATCCTGCGCGATCAGCGCCGGGTGACGCGTTCGCTGACGACGATGAACGAGGTCGGGTTGCTGGGTGCGTATCTGCCCGAGTGGGACCACATCGTCTGTCGCTGGCAGCACGTCATGTATCACACCTACACCGTCGACGTGCACTCGATCTTCCTGGTCGAGGAGCTGCGTCGGCTGTGGAAGGGCGACCTCGAGAAGGAGCTTCCGGTCGCCACGGCTCTCGTGCGCGACACCGGCGATCTGCTGCCGCTGATCCTCGGCTGCCTGATGCACGACATCGGCAAGGGCCTCGGGGGCGACCACTCGCCGAAGGGTGCGGTGCGCGCGCGGGCGTGTCTGGAGCGGATGGGGGCCGACCCTGAACTCATCGATCTGGTCGTCTTCCTGGTGGACGAGCATCTCGTGATGTCCCACATCGCCCAGCGCCGCGATCTCTCGGACCCGCAGCTCATCCTCGAGTTCTCGCGCACAGTCAAGACCCGCGAGCGATTGCGCCTGCTGCTGCTGCTCACGGTCGTCGACATCCGCGCGTCGTCGAAGAAGGCCTGGACCGATTGGAAGGGCCGCCTGCTCCTCGAACTCTTCACCCGCACGAGCGAGCTGCTCGAGACGGGCGCGGACGATCCGAAGCGCGCGATGGAGCTGATCGAGCGTCGCGTCGAGAAGCGTCGGGCTGCCGCCGGTGAGGAGCTGCGCAAGCAGGGCGTCGAGGACGTGATCATCGAGGACTACTTCGGGATGCTGCCGCGTCGCTACTTCACGGCGCACACCCCGTCCCAGATCGCGCGGCATGCGCGCGTGGCCCTCGATTGGGACCGGGAGTCTCCCTTCCACCATGGCGTGCGCGAGATGCGCGGCGACTTCACCGAGTTCATCCTGTGCATGCAGGACGCACCGGGCCTGTTCACGAACGTGGCCGGGGTGCTGACGGCCCACCACATCAACATTCTGGGCGCCCATGCGTACACGACGAAGGCGGGCATGGCGCTCGAGGTCTACCGGATCGCGACGCCGAAGGGGGACCCGACCGCCCGCCAGGAAGTCTGGAACGATCTGCTGACCTCTCTGCGCCGCGTGCTCGGCGGAGAGGAGGACGTGGCCGCACTCTTGAAGCGACGCGGGCGTCCGGTGGGCGTCACCACCACGCCGGTCAAGAGCGTCGAGACCGTCTCGGTCACCAACGACGAATCCGATTTCTACACGATCGTCGACGTCGCAGCGAACGACCGACTCGGCCTGCTGCACGACCTCACACGGGTGATCACCGCGCACGGCTATGAGGTCTACATCTCCAAGGCCGGAAAGGTGCTCGACCAGGTCACCGACGCCTTCTACCTGAAGAACGCCGACGGCGGCAAGATCCAGGACGACGCGGCGCTCGCGGCACTCGAGCGGGATCTGCTGGAGGTCCTGGGAAGCGCGTCATGA
- a CDS encoding N-acetylmuramoyl-L-alanine amidase, producing the protein MRAGRLALLTFAALLCLGVERPPGLSDVAELRHWSYPDYTRVVVELTDEVRIKRNARLLPPADGRPERLYMDLEGVWVGRDYENARPVGDGLLEGIRIGQNTKTAIRVVLDLETHARHRVLLLSHPDRLVIDVYGRRGKGDASLRDEGLRLPTDLRQVRTIVLDAGHGGRDPGAIGIGGLREKDVTLKLARALQPKLEERGFRVVNTRDSDKALSLEERTAIAEGAGGDLFVSLHANASRRRSANGIETYYLDQNYERHSVTVAARENGVPRSEVNDLQRTLARLRVSEVSPHSKRLAEHVQNELITGLPKQYRPVEDLGVKKGPFYVLFLSGMPAVLVESGFVTHRGESKRLRDPGYIDAVAEGIADALVEYRDDTAALAVRSSW; encoded by the coding sequence GTGAGGGCCGGGCGGCTCGCGCTCCTGACCTTCGCGGCGCTCCTGTGTCTGGGCGTCGAGCGGCCGCCCGGGCTCTCGGACGTGGCGGAGCTCCGACACTGGTCCTACCCGGACTACACGCGCGTCGTCGTCGAGCTCACTGACGAGGTGCGGATCAAGCGAAACGCCCGGCTGCTACCGCCGGCGGACGGTCGACCCGAGCGCCTCTACATGGACCTCGAGGGCGTGTGGGTCGGACGCGACTACGAGAACGCGCGGCCCGTCGGCGATGGGCTCCTCGAAGGGATCCGGATCGGTCAGAACACGAAGACAGCGATTCGCGTCGTGCTCGACCTCGAGACCCACGCGCGCCACCGCGTGCTCCTCCTGAGCCACCCCGATCGACTGGTGATCGACGTCTACGGACGGCGCGGCAAGGGTGACGCATCGCTGCGCGACGAAGGGCTGCGGCTCCCGACCGATCTGCGCCAGGTGCGCACCATCGTGCTCGATGCGGGCCACGGCGGACGCGATCCCGGCGCGATCGGGATCGGGGGCCTGCGCGAGAAGGACGTCACCCTGAAGCTCGCCCGGGCCCTGCAGCCGAAGCTCGAAGAGCGCGGCTTTCGGGTGGTGAACACCCGCGACAGCGACAAGGCGCTCAGCCTGGAGGAGCGCACGGCGATCGCCGAGGGCGCTGGCGGCGACCTCTTCGTGTCGCTGCACGCGAACGCCTCGCGGCGGCGGTCGGCGAACGGCATCGAGACCTACTACCTCGACCAGAACTACGAGCGTCACAGCGTGACGGTGGCGGCGCGCGAGAACGGCGTACCGCGATCCGAGGTGAACGATCTGCAGCGCACCCTCGCGCGCCTGCGGGTATCCGAGGTGTCGCCACATTCGAAGCGGCTGGCCGAGCACGTGCAGAACGAGCTGATCACCGGGTTGCCGAAGCAGTACCGCCCGGTCGAAGATCTCGGGGTCAAGAAGGGCCCGTTCTATGTGCTGTTCCTTTCCGGGATGCCGGCGGTGCTCGTCGAGTCGGGTTTCGTCACCCACCGCGGGGAGTCGAAACGGCTGCGCGACCCGGGCTACATCGACGCCGTCGCGGAGGGCATCGCCGATGCCCTGGTCGAGTACCGCGACGACACGGCCGCGCTCGCGGTGAGGAGTTCGTGGTGA
- a CDS encoding site-specific tyrosine recombinase XerD encodes MSASRSGKRRPAAELEVGVEAYLRHAALERGLSPRTIEAYGRDLRRFLGFLAGAGIAHTDAVTPAALQAYSASLQAQGLAPRSRARALVAVRRFLRHAGAEAAFAEDPVRGVASPKLDAPLPKVLRDDETQALIEAAGAPEGPLGLRDRAMLEVLYGAGLRVSELVGLPTSALDRRAGWLRVVGKGNVERVVPLGELALEALDAYLETARPALAKRAPRDPDALFLTQRAKAMTRQNFFTRLRGIARRAGIPTDRVSPHVLRHAFATDLLEGGADLRAVQTLLGHADLSTTQIYTHVSRARLRETVEAKHPRGSGRSR; translated from the coding sequence ATGAGCGCTTCCCGGTCTGGCAAGCGGCGCCCGGCAGCGGAGCTCGAGGTAGGGGTCGAGGCGTACCTACGTCATGCGGCCCTCGAGCGCGGACTCTCGCCCCGCACCATCGAGGCCTACGGTCGCGATCTGCGCCGCTTCCTCGGTTTCCTGGCCGGGGCGGGTATCGCGCACACCGATGCGGTGACGCCCGCGGCGCTGCAGGCCTACTCCGCCTCGTTGCAGGCCCAGGGATTGGCGCCGCGCTCGCGCGCACGCGCGCTCGTCGCGGTCCGCCGCTTCCTGCGCCACGCCGGGGCCGAAGCGGCCTTCGCCGAGGATCCGGTTCGCGGCGTCGCTTCGCCGAAGCTCGACGCGCCGCTTCCGAAGGTGCTGCGCGACGACGAGACCCAGGCACTGATCGAGGCCGCCGGAGCGCCCGAAGGCCCGCTGGGTCTGCGCGATCGCGCCATGCTCGAAGTGCTCTACGGGGCGGGTCTCCGGGTGAGCGAGCTGGTGGGGCTGCCCACCTCGGCCCTGGACCGCCGCGCAGGCTGGCTGCGCGTGGTGGGGAAGGGGAACGTCGAGCGGGTCGTGCCGCTGGGTGAGCTCGCCCTCGAGGCCCTCGATGCCTATCTCGAAACGGCGCGCCCCGCGCTCGCGAAGCGCGCGCCCCGCGATCCCGATGCGCTCTTCCTGACCCAGCGCGCAAAGGCGATGACCCGCCAGAACTTCTTCACGCGCCTGCGCGGGATCGCCCGTCGCGCGGGGATTCCCACCGACCGCGTGTCTCCCCACGTCCTGCGACACGCCTTCGCGACCGACCTGCTCGAGGGCGGCGCCGATCTGCGCGCCGTGCAGACGCTGCTCGGCCATGCGGATCTCTCGACGACCCAGATCTACACCCACGTGAGCCGGGCGCGCCTGCGGGAAACGGTCGAGGCGAAGCATCCCCGGGGATCGGGGCGCTCGCGATGA
- a CDS encoding 30S ribosomal protein S1, translating to MSNLSTGESFADLFESSIRAIKEGEVVKGTVLSIDDDHVQIDIGFKSEGLVAAWEFMDDDGTVLVGPGDEVDVLLEQAEGDDGRVVISKEKADRLKVWDDISKAYKADEPVEGTVLSRVKGGLAVDIGVKAFLPGSQVDLRPVRNLEHVVGQKLQFKIIKFNKRRANIVLSRRALLESERKKMRETTLQTLAPGQIVDGVIKNLTDYGAFIDLGGIDGLLHVTDMSWGRVNHPSELFHVGDEIKVKVLKFDSENERVSLGLKQIQPDPWIDASMRYPIGKRIEGKVVSLAEYGAFIELEPGIEGLIHVSEMSWTKRIKHPSKVVAVGDSVEAVVLDVDERDRKISLGMKQIEPNPWSVIEEKYPVGTKVSGAVRNVTNFGVFIGLEEGIDGLVHVSDISWTEQIKHPSEKFNKGDMVEATVLKIDKENEKFSLGIKQLQDNPWNEILQKYPVGSEINGAVTNVADFGAFVRLEDGIEGLIYSSELAQERVENPSDVVSEGQEVTALVTRVDPMEQKISLSIKALTDKEQRESLKKLAAQQSATQTTTLGDLLAEKLAQKTDGTEGTDGEE from the coding sequence ATGAGTAACCTGAGTACCGGCGAGTCCTTCGCCGACCTGTTCGAAAGCAGCATTCGAGCGATCAAGGAAGGCGAGGTGGTGAAGGGCACCGTCTTGTCGATCGACGACGACCACGTGCAGATCGACATCGGCTTCAAGTCCGAGGGGTTGGTCGCCGCCTGGGAGTTCATGGACGACGACGGCACCGTCCTCGTCGGCCCCGGCGATGAAGTGGACGTGCTGCTCGAGCAGGCCGAGGGCGACGACGGTCGCGTGGTGATCTCGAAGGAGAAGGCCGACCGGCTGAAGGTCTGGGACGACATCAGCAAGGCCTACAAGGCCGACGAGCCCGTCGAAGGCACGGTGCTATCGCGCGTGAAGGGCGGCCTGGCCGTCGACATCGGCGTCAAGGCGTTCCTGCCCGGCTCCCAGGTCGACCTGCGACCCGTGCGCAACCTCGAGCACGTGGTCGGGCAGAAGCTCCAGTTCAAGATCATCAAGTTCAACAAGCGACGCGCCAACATCGTGCTGTCGCGCCGCGCGCTCCTCGAGAGCGAGCGCAAGAAGATGCGCGAGACCACGCTGCAGACGCTGGCCCCCGGTCAGATCGTCGACGGTGTGATCAAGAACCTCACCGACTACGGCGCGTTCATCGACCTCGGTGGCATCGACGGCCTGCTCCACGTGACGGACATGTCGTGGGGCCGGGTCAACCACCCGAGCGAGCTCTTCCACGTCGGCGACGAGATCAAGGTCAAGGTCCTCAAGTTCGATTCGGAGAACGAGCGGGTTTCGCTGGGCCTCAAGCAGATCCAGCCCGATCCGTGGATCGACGCGTCGATGCGTTACCCGATCGGCAAGCGCATCGAAGGGAAGGTCGTCTCGCTCGCCGAGTACGGTGCCTTCATCGAGCTCGAGCCGGGCATCGAGGGCCTGATCCACGTCTCGGAGATGTCCTGGACGAAGCGCATCAAGCACCCGTCGAAGGTCGTGGCCGTGGGCGACAGCGTCGAAGCCGTGGTGCTCGACGTGGACGAGCGCGATCGCAAGATCTCGCTGGGCATGAAGCAGATCGAGCCCAACCCCTGGAGCGTGATCGAGGAGAAGTACCCGGTCGGCACCAAGGTCTCGGGCGCGGTCCGCAACGTCACCAACTTCGGCGTCTTCATCGGCCTCGAAGAGGGCATCGACGGTCTGGTGCACGTGTCGGACATCTCCTGGACGGAGCAGATCAAGCACCCCAGCGAGAAGTTCAACAAGGGCGACATGGTCGAAGCGACCGTGCTGAAGATCGACAAGGAGAACGAGAAGTTCTCTCTGGGCATCAAGCAGCTCCAGGACAACCCCTGGAACGAGATCCTGCAGAAGTACCCGGTCGGCAGTGAGATCAACGGCGCCGTCACCAACGTGGCGGACTTCGGTGCCTTCGTCCGACTCGAGGACGGCATCGAAGGGCTGATCTACAGCTCGGAGCTGGCCCAGGAGCGGGTGGAAAACCCGTCAGATGTGGTCTCCGAAGGTCAGGAGGTGACGGCGCTCGTCACCCGCGTCGACCCGATGGAGCAGAAGATCTCTCTGTCGATCAAGGCGCTGACCGATAAGGAACAGCGAGAGTCCTTGAAGAAGCTGGCGGCCCAGCAGTCTGCGACGCAGACGACCACGCTGGGGGACCTCCTCGCCGAAAAGCTTGCCCAGAAGACCGATGGAACCGAGGGCACAGACGGAGAGGAATAG
- a CDS encoding integration host factor subunit beta: MTKSGLIEAVAERTPHISKKDTEIVVNTIFDSMASALKEGERIEIRGFGSFQVKVREAREGRNPKTGEPVHISAKRTPFFKVGKELKEMVDVGRHSSPESPTS, encoded by the coding sequence ATGACGAAGAGCGGACTGATCGAGGCGGTGGCCGAACGGACGCCGCACATCTCGAAGAAAGACACGGAGATCGTCGTCAACACGATCTTCGATTCGATGGCGAGTGCTCTCAAGGAGGGCGAGCGCATCGAGATCCGCGGTTTCGGGAGCTTCCAGGTGAAGGTGCGGGAGGCCCGTGAGGGCCGGAACCCGAAGACGGGCGAGCCCGTACACATCTCCGCCAAGCGGACTCCGTTCTTCAAAGTGGGCAAGGAGCTGAAGGAGATGGTGGACGTGGGGCGCCATTCTTCTCCGGAGTCGCCCACTTCCTAG
- the mutS gene encoding DNA mismatch repair protein MutS, with the protein MSKAKSALDTPMMRQFLAIKARYPQEILFYRMGDFYEMFLKDAEIAAPLLDIALTTRDKNKEDAVPMCGIPVHAAEQHLAKLASKGYRVAICEQVEDARSVGGKRLVKRDVVEVVTPGLSSDPQSIEASRELCLAAVVPGNPAGLAVLDASTGDLRATEVAADSGETLPAALCEELVRLGPREVLVPADRPEVEPALARELPDAAFSPCEPVDYEVAQAPAHPEGLEADAEDPASRAAAALLHYVGRHQPFVLGQTSRLRRYALTDAMVLDEATRAHLELLQNSEDGTRARTLLDRIDETRTPLGARRLARWLAYPLVNAERIRARQDAVAFLADRDRLRGRVRDALAGVRDLERLLSKVARPGATPRDAVALRASLEALPALEAAVSDTAGEGDALLEGERPAALPVPRALPEVAGLLRSALADEVAPLPRGSRGALETGYIRDGYRAELDGLRGGVHKGRDWIAGHEAAERDRTGIANLKIRFHPVHGYSIEVTKTNLDRVPDDYERKQTLANAERFTTPALREIEQEVRGGTERAAALERELFEELRQTVLVASDEIGRAADAVAELDALASLAEVARRDGWTRPEVDETTQLEIHGGRHPVIEPLLVARGDEAFVPNDTELDPETRQIVVLTGPNMSGKSTYLRQVALIVLLAQLGSYVPAESARIGVVDRVFTRVGASDRLARGESTFMVEMRETAEILAHASPRSLLILDEIGRGTSTYDGLSIAWAVAEYLHDAPGVGARTLFATHYHELTDLPASHPRVVNAHFAAREWNDEVVFLRRLVEGGASRSYGIQVARLAGLPGRVLERAREILGQLESTGVENSGRARLAPEPKSADAQLGLFQEAAPDPKADAVLEELRALAVDETTPVEALTLLARWREQLSEEEPS; encoded by the coding sequence GTGAGCAAGGCGAAGTCGGCGCTCGACACCCCGATGATGCGCCAGTTCCTGGCGATCAAGGCGCGCTATCCCCAAGAGATCCTGTTCTACCGGATGGGCGACTTCTACGAGATGTTCCTCAAGGACGCCGAGATCGCGGCGCCGCTGCTCGACATCGCGCTCACCACCCGGGACAAGAACAAGGAAGACGCGGTGCCCATGTGCGGCATCCCGGTGCACGCGGCCGAGCAGCACCTCGCGAAGCTCGCGTCCAAGGGCTATCGGGTGGCGATCTGCGAGCAGGTCGAGGACGCGCGGTCGGTGGGCGGGAAGCGGCTGGTCAAGCGCGACGTCGTCGAAGTCGTCACGCCGGGCCTCTCGAGCGACCCCCAGAGCATCGAAGCGAGTCGGGAGCTGTGTCTGGCGGCGGTCGTGCCGGGCAACCCGGCGGGCCTGGCCGTGCTCGATGCCTCCACCGGGGACCTGCGGGCGACCGAGGTCGCGGCGGATTCCGGCGAGACCCTCCCCGCGGCGCTCTGCGAAGAGCTCGTCCGGCTCGGGCCCCGCGAGGTGCTGGTGCCGGCGGACCGACCCGAGGTGGAACCGGCGCTCGCCCGCGAGCTTCCCGACGCGGCCTTCTCGCCCTGCGAGCCGGTCGACTACGAGGTGGCGCAGGCGCCCGCTCATCCCGAAGGGCTCGAAGCCGATGCCGAGGACCCGGCCTCCCGCGCGGCGGCGGCGCTCCTGCACTACGTCGGTCGGCATCAGCCCTTCGTGCTGGGCCAGACCTCGCGGCTGCGGCGCTACGCCCTGACCGACGCGATGGTGCTCGACGAGGCCACCCGCGCGCACCTCGAGCTGCTGCAGAACAGCGAGGACGGGACGCGTGCGCGCACGCTCCTCGACCGCATCGACGAGACACGCACGCCCCTGGGCGCGCGTCGTCTGGCCCGCTGGCTCGCCTACCCACTGGTGAACGCCGAGCGGATTCGCGCGCGGCAGGATGCGGTGGCGTTTCTCGCGGATCGCGATCGGTTGCGCGGTCGCGTGCGAGACGCGCTCGCTGGCGTGCGCGATCTGGAGCGCCTGCTCTCGAAGGTGGCGCGCCCCGGCGCGACCCCGCGCGACGCCGTGGCGCTGCGCGCGTCGCTCGAAGCGCTCCCGGCCCTCGAAGCGGCGGTCTCCGACACCGCGGGTGAAGGGGATGCGCTCCTCGAAGGAGAGCGGCCGGCGGCGCTCCCGGTGCCGCGTGCGCTTCCGGAGGTGGCGGGGCTCTTGCGCTCTGCGTTGGCCGACGAAGTCGCGCCGCTCCCGCGCGGTTCTCGCGGTGCGCTCGAGACGGGGTACATCCGCGACGGCTATCGAGCCGAGCTCGATGGCCTGCGCGGCGGTGTGCACAAGGGACGCGATTGGATCGCGGGGCACGAGGCGGCCGAACGCGATCGGACGGGCATCGCCAACTTGAAGATCCGCTTCCACCCGGTGCACGGCTACTCGATCGAGGTCACGAAGACGAACCTCGATCGCGTGCCCGACGACTACGAGCGCAAGCAGACCCTGGCGAACGCGGAACGCTTCACGACACCGGCCCTGCGCGAGATCGAGCAAGAGGTGCGGGGCGGCACCGAGCGCGCGGCCGCCCTCGAGCGCGAGCTCTTCGAGGAGCTGCGCCAGACGGTGCTGGTGGCCTCGGACGAGATCGGGCGCGCGGCCGACGCCGTCGCCGAGCTCGACGCATTGGCCTCACTGGCGGAGGTGGCCCGGCGCGATGGCTGGACGCGGCCCGAAGTGGACGAGACGACCCAGCTCGAGATCCACGGCGGTCGTCACCCGGTGATCGAGCCGCTCCTGGTGGCGCGTGGCGACGAGGCCTTCGTCCCCAACGACACCGAGCTCGACCCGGAGACGCGCCAGATCGTGGTTCTCACCGGCCCCAACATGTCGGGCAAGAGCACCTACCTGCGCCAGGTGGCGCTGATCGTCTTGCTCGCTCAGCTCGGGTCCTACGTTCCCGCCGAGTCGGCGCGGATCGGCGTGGTCGATCGCGTCTTCACGCGCGTCGGCGCAAGCGACCGGCTGGCCCGGGGCGAGTCGACCTTCATGGTCGAGATGCGCGAGACCGCCGAGATCCTGGCGCACGCGTCGCCGCGCAGCTTGCTGATCCTCGACGAGATCGGCCGCGGCACCAGCACCTACGACGGCCTGTCGATCGCCTGGGCCGTCGCCGAATACTTGCACGACGCCCCGGGCGTCGGTGCCCGCACACTCTTCGCGACCCACTACCACGAGCTCACCGATCTCCCTGCCAGTCACCCCCGCGTCGTGAACGCCCACTTCGCCGCGCGTGAGTGGAACGACGAGGTGGTGTTCTTGCGCCGCCTGGTCGAAGGCGGGGCGAGTCGTTCCTACGGGATCCAGGTCGCGCGCCTGGCCGGGTTGCCTGGCCGCGTGCTCGAGCGCGCGCGAGAGATCCTCGGGCAGCTCGAGTCGACGGGCGTCGAGAACTCGGGTCGCGCGCGCCTGGCCCCCGAGCCGAAATCGGCCGACGCGCAGCTGGGACTCTTCCAGGAGGCGGCCCCGGACCCGAAGGCCGACGCGGTCCTCGAGGAGCTGCGCGCGCTCGCGGTCGACGAGACCACGCCCGTCGAGGCGCTGACGCTCCTGGCACGCTGGCGCGAACAGCTGTCCGAGGAGGAACCGTCGTGA
- a CDS encoding LapA family protein, protein MRWVRRLIGLGLIGAVMVLGWQFASENANRVAVHYLWGILEIPIWQALIGAFGLGFAFAGLGWFFFGVRAGMVQRRYRKTVGGLESEIHQLRNLPLAEDSSGAPAAPDAAAGDGSR, encoded by the coding sequence ATGCGCTGGGTGCGTCGTCTGATCGGTCTTGGCCTGATCGGCGCCGTGATGGTGCTCGGCTGGCAGTTCGCTTCGGAGAACGCCAACCGGGTCGCGGTGCACTACCTCTGGGGCATCCTCGAGATCCCGATCTGGCAGGCGCTGATCGGCGCCTTCGGGCTCGGCTTCGCTTTCGCGGGGCTCGGCTGGTTCTTCTTCGGCGTTCGCGCCGGCATGGTCCAGCGTCGCTACCGCAAGACCGTGGGCGGGCTCGAGTCCGAGATCCACCAGCTGCGCAACCTCCCCCTCGCCGAGGACAGCTCTGGTGCCCCGGCGGCGCCCGACGCGGCCGCCGGCGACGGGAGTCGCTGA